A portion of the Lolium rigidum isolate FL_2022 chromosome 1, APGP_CSIRO_Lrig_0.1, whole genome shotgun sequence genome contains these proteins:
- the LOC124685009 gene encoding protein DWARF AND LOW-TILLERING-like — MLAGCSFSSRHQMSTAQRLPCGFSKRGGRGDTGTAATVPRGEGRGGNGTCSFRPHPASPVSQAVSWGAKPEPGVGDGGWDMRSSRAVKRQHEEEEEEGEYGPVVRAKRTRVMGGDGDEVWFHQSTAGDAMMQAAAGEGGEEAEEQKVFLVPSAAAFPHGMAVAGPSSSLAPAKQEEYSKSPSSHSSSSSGTDGGSSAMPPVLEPAIARSVVPEAESQALELVGALTSCAESLAVCNYDAANYFLARLGETASPSGPTPLHRVAAYFAEALALRAAHMWPHVFDVTPPRELTDGAFHDDDDAMALRVLNSVTPIPRFLHFTLNERLLRAFDGHDRVHVIDFDIKQGLQWPSLLQSLAARRPEPPSHVRITGVGASRQELQDTGARLACVAAALGLAFEFHAVVDRLEDVRLWMLHVKRGERVAVNCILAAHRLLRDETGGAMSDFFGLVRSTGAAVLLLGEHEAAGLNAGRWEARFARALRHYAAAFDAVGAAGLPPASAARARAEEMFAREIRNAVAFEGPDRSERHESFDGWRRRMEDGGFQNAGIGDREAMQGRMIARMFAPGNYGVHPQGDGEGLTLRWLDQPLYTVSAWTPAGDGAGGSTTVSASTTASQSLQS, encoded by the coding sequence ATGTTGGCAGGCTGCTCGTTCTCGTCCAGGCATCAGATGAGCACAGCGCAGCGCCTGCCATGCGGATTCTCCAAGCGGGGCGGCCGCGGCGACACCGGCACCGCCGCCACCGTCCCGCGCGGCGAAGGCAGGGGAGGCAACGGCACCTGCTCCTTCCGGCCTCACCCGGCGTCGCCGGTCTCCCAGGCCGTGTCCTGGGGcgccaagccggagcccggcgtcGGCGACGGCGGCTGGGACATGAGGAGTAGCAGAGCCGTTAAGCGCcagcacgaggaggaggaggaggagggggagtatGGCCCCGTCGTTCGCGCCAAGCGGACGAGGGTGAtgggtggcgacggcgacgaggtaTGGTTCCATCAATCCACTGCAGGGGACGCCATGATGCAAGCggccgccggagaaggaggagaggaggcggaggagcagAAGGTCTTTCTTGTGCCGAGCGCCGCGGCGTTCCCCCACGGCATGGCGGTCGCGGGGCCGTCGTCCTCCCTGGCCCCGGCCAAGCAGGAGGAGTACAGCAAGTCGCCGTCGTCCCattcgtcgtcttcgtcgggcACGGACGGTGGCTCGTCGGCGATGCCGCCGGTTCTTGAGCCCGCCATCGCGAGGAGCGTCGTGCCGGAGGCGGAGAGCCAAGCGCTGGAGCTTGTGGGCGCGCTCACGTCGTGCGCTGAATCCCTGGCCGTCTGCAACTACGACGCCGCAAACTACTTCCTCGCGCGGCTCGGCGAGACGGCCTCGCCGTCGGGGCCCACGCCGCTGCACCGCGTGGCCGCGTACTTCGCCGAGGCGCTCGCGCTCCGCGCGGCGCACATGTGGCCGCACGTGTTCGACGTCACCCCGCCGCGCGAGCTCACCGACGGCGccttccacgacgacgacgacgccatgGCGCTGCGGGTGCTCAACAGCGTCACCCCGATCCCGCGGTTCCTCCACTTCACGCTCAACGAGCGCCTCCTCCGCGCGTTCGACGGCCACGACCGCGTCCACGTCATCGACTTCGACATCAAGCAGGGGCTCCAGTGGCCGAGCCTGCTGCAGAGCCTCGCGGCGCGGCGTCCGGAGCCGCCGTCGCACGTGCGGATCACCGGCGTCGGCGCGTCGAGGCAGGAGCTGCAGGACACCGGCGCGCGGCTCGCGTGCGTGGCCGCCGCGCTGGGGCTCGCTTTCGAGTTCCACGCCGTGGTCGACCGGCTTGAGGACGTGCGCCTGTGGATGCTCCACGTCAAGCGCGGGGAGCGCGTGGCCGTTAACTGCATTCTCGCCGCGCACCGCCTGCTCCGCGACGAGACCGGCGGCGCCATGTCCGACTTCTTCGGGCTCGTGCGCAGCACTGgcgccgccgtcctcctcctcggcgagcacgAGGCGGCCGGGCTCAATGCCGGGCGGTGGGAGGCGCGGTTCGCGCGCGCGCTGCGGCACTACGCCGCGGCGTTCGACGCGGTGGGCGCGGCCGGCCTGCCGCCCgccagcgcggccagggccagggcggaGGAGATGTTCGCGCGGGAGATCCGCAACGCGGTGGCGTTCGAGGGCCCTGACCGGTCCGAACGGCACGAGAGCTtcgatgggtggcggcggcgcatgGAGGACGGCGGGTTCCAGAACGCCGGTATCGGCGACCGTGAGGCGATGCAGGGGCGGATGATCGCGAGGATGTTCGCGCCGGGCAATTACGGCGTGCACCCACAAGGCGACGGCGAGGGGCTCACGCTCCGGTGGCTGGACCAGCCGCTCTACACCGTGAGTGCATGGACGCCGGCCGGCGACGGCGCAGGAGGTAGCACGACGGTGTCCGCGTCCACCACGGCGTCACAGTCTCTGCAGAGCTGA
- the LOC124704818 gene encoding BTB/POZ and MATH domain-containing protein 1-like, with amino-acid sequence MSTSALLSALRVGGRQKITASTLGARAQATGSHVFRIHRFTQVREKVANGTAVESGKFGVGGHDWRIKCYPNGDAEENQGCISLFLRHASHAKNGDATAGYKLSILDKSWKPSHTESIDERRFTDNGWGWSKFMKLEDLDKEKHLQDDCLSVLCDVTVDTGLRTEDYTDEVATAAAEELTKAPPPFPVHGIAEAIWNRQEPDVKIEVGDGQTLAAHRWVLEAGSPVFKVDLALASNDTVAELRVGDMDADVCKALLRFMYTNSPPPELEPMAERLLVAADRYELEELKLACEEALCKNIDTSSVAATLALAERHGCTVLRKAGMRFLSSPGNLDVVLASSDGLEKLKTGCPSALLELLEKNRPLDEHYSIKGQ; translated from the exons ATGTCGACGTCCGCGCTCTTGTCCGCCCTGCGCGTCGGCGGCCGGCAGAAGATCACCGCCTCCACCTTGGGCGCGAGGGCGCAGGCGACCGGCTCCCACGTCTTCAGGATCCACAGGTTCACGCAGGTcagggagaaggtggccaatggcACGGCCGTCGAGTCAGGCAAGTTCGGCGTCGGCGGCCACGACTGGCGTATCAAGTGCTACCCAAACGGCGACGCAGAAGAGAACCAGGGCTGCATCTCCCTCTTTCTCCGGCACGCCAGCCACGCCAAGAACGGCGACGCCACGGCGGGGTACAAGCTGAGCATACTCGACAAGTCGTGGAAGCCGTCGCATACTGAGTCCATAGATGAACGCCGCTTCACGGACAATGGTTGGGGCTGGAGCAAATTCATGAAACTCGAAGATCTGGACAAGGAGAAGCACCTCCAGGACGACTGCCTGTCCGTCCTCTGCGACGTCACCGTCGACACGGGGCTGCGCACCGAGGACTACACGGACGAGGTCGCCACGGCTGCGGCGGAGGAACTCACCAAGGCGCCACCGCCGTTCCCCGTGCATGGcatcgcggaagccatctggaacAGGCAGGAACCGGACGTGAAGATCGAGGTCGGCGACGGGCAGACGCTCGCCGCGCACAGATGGGTGCTCGAGGCCGGATCCCCCGTCTTCAAGGTGGATCTCGCTCTAGCCTCCAACGACACCGTCGCTGAGCTACGCGTCGGCGACATGGACGCCGACGTGTGCAAGGCGCTGCTCCGGTTCATGTACACcaactcgccgccgccggagctcgAGCCGATGGCGGAGCGGCTCCTCGTCGCGGCGGACAGGTACGAGCTGGAGGAGCTTAAGCTCGCCTGCGAGGAGGCGCTGTGCAAGAACATCGACACGAGCTCCGTGGCCGCCACGCTGGCGCTGGCCGAGCGTCATGGTTGCACCGTGCTGAGGAAGGCGGGCATGCGGTTCCTCTCTTCTCCCGGCAACCTGGATGTGGTCTTGGCGTCGTCCGATGGTCTTGAGAAGCTCAAGACTGGCTGCCCATCTGCTCTGCTGGAGCTCCTCGAGAAGAATAGGCCGCTAGATGAGCA TTATTCGATCAAAGGTCAATAA
- the LOC124704834 gene encoding beta-glucosidase 7-like — protein sequence MVPRRILLLLLALAAAYHGGGAPRAQAAGWLGGLSRASFPKGFVFGTATSAYQVEGMAAGGGRGPSTWDAFAQTPGNIVGNATADVTTDQYHHYKEDINLMKGLNLDAYRFSISWSRIFPDGEGKVNEEGVAYYNNLIDYLLQKGITPYANLYHSDLPLALEKKYGGWLSSKTGEIFTNYADFCFKTFGNRVKHWFTFNEPRIAAFLGYDIGSIPPQRCTKCAAGGNSATEPYIVAHNFLLAHGYAVARYRNKYQAAQRGKVGIVLDFNWYEALTNSTEDQAAAQRARDFHVGWFVDPLINGQYPQIMQDLVKERLPRFTPDQAEVVKGSADYIGINQYTASYMKGQKLLQQPPTSYSADWQVDYAFERNGIPIGPKANSDWLYIAPFGMYGCVNYIRQKYGNPAVVITENGMDQPGNLTRDEYLNDVTRVQFFRSYLNELKKGIDDGANVVGYFAWSLLDNFEWGSGYTSKFGIVYVDFNSSTLERAPKASAYWFRDLLHVKH from the exons ATGGTCCCGAGGCGCATACTGCTGCTTCTGCTCGCGCTTGCGGCCGCGTACCATGGCGGAGGAGCGCCACGCGCGCAGGCCGCCGGCTGGCTGGGCGGTCTGAGCCGGGCGTCGTTCCCAAAGGGGTTCGTGTTCGGGACGGCGACGTCGGCGTACCAGGTAGAGGGCATGGCGGCCGGAGGCGGCCGCGGGCCCTCCACCTGGGACGCATTCGCTCAAACCCCAG GAAATATTGTGGGAAATGCAACTGCAGACGTTACTACGGATCAATATCATCATTACAAG GAAGATATAAATCTCATGAAAGGATTAAATTTAGATGCCTATCGGTTTTCAATCTCATGGTCCAGAATCTTCCCAG ATGGTGAAGGAAAAGTTAACGAAGAAGGTGTAGCATATTACAACAATCTGATAGACTACCTGCTTCAGAAAG GCATTACTCCTTATGCCAATCTTTACCACTCTGATCTCCCTCTTGCACTTGAGAAGAAGTATGGAGGCTGGTTAAGTTCAAAGACGGG GGAAATATTCACAAACTATGCCGACTTCTGTTTTAAGACTTTTGGCAATCGAGTAAAGCACTGGTTTACATTCAACGAACCTCGGATAGCTGCATTCCTTGGCTATGATATAGGGAGCATTCCTCCTCAAAGGTGCACCAAATGCGCTGCAGGTGGAAACTCAGCTACGGAACCTTACATTGTCGCTCATAATTTTCTCTTAGCACATGGTTATGCAGTTGCAAGGTACCGGAATAAGTATCAG GCAGCTCAGCGAGGGAAGGTCGGAATAGTTCTGGACTTCAACTGGTACGAGGCTCTTACCAACTCAACTGAAGACCAAGCAGCAGCTCAAAGAGCAAGAGACTTCCATGTTGGTTG GTTTGTTGACCCACTAATCAATGGACAGTACCCACAGATAATGCAAGACCTTGTGAAAGAGAGATTGCCAAGGTTCACTCCTGATCAAGCTGAAGTAGTCAAGGGCTCAGCAGACTATATTGGGATTAATCAGTACACAGCTAGCTACATGAAGGGACAGAAATTGCTGCAGCAGCCTCCGACTAGCTACTCAGCCGATTGGCAGGTTGATTATGCCT TTGAACGCAATGGCATACCAATTGGACCCAAG GCGAACTCTGACTGGCTTTACATCGCCCCGTTTGGGATGTACGGATGTGTGAACTACATCAGGCAGAAATATGGAAATCCAGCCGTCGTGATAACTGAAAACG GAATGGATCAACCTGGTAACCTTACCCGTGATGAGTACTTGAACGATGTCACCAGAGTTCAGTTCTTCCGGAGCTACCTTAACGAGCTGAAGAAGGGCATCGACGATGGTGCGAACGTGGTTGGCTACTTTGCGTGGTCTCTCCTCGACAACTTCGAGTGGGGATCTGGCTATACATCCAAATTTGGCATTGTGTACGTTGACTTCAACAGCAGCACCCTCGAACGGGCCCCGAAGGCGTCAGCCTACTGGTTCAGAGACCTGCTGCATGTCAAACACTGA